One genomic window of Gossypium hirsutum isolate 1008001.06 chromosome D11, Gossypium_hirsutum_v2.1, whole genome shotgun sequence includes the following:
- the LOC107917485 gene encoding uncharacterized protein: protein MNEQTGKTPSSLAITEKKPHRSGGCVGIFFQLFDWNKRFAKKKLFSRKLLPPTRTKASKSFGGDEKMPKSKLHLIADENSGGFPNVKKNGKHFSEVDQKHEMKAPGLIARLMGLESMPALNRDKSHKKSKILGSNPDAKDEKIVISQCGNSGKDLDLAKGSSKIEPRPQKIQKIGPYDRRMVTRFGAEALQIKSVLLRSKKHPHHHQKFVSPIKSPRISSARNASRTSRLIDAAAKILEPGLQATSRSKYTLAYPSPTSYSSKNEVVTEAIVSPDMLEQSPCNVSAGKSLVGPTSCKNCGNLLDVVESRGKLEDQQFVCLSSAPNFVDASLHGLEKSWPRSSPTLFDQGKEVAFQRSHDQPLSFTGQEEDIVQSGNEPDTFRKDARAQAQWHSTSQPGKFQKNEKSPVGFKPRNQSQNHISLDRDRIPAKAKLSTLRSRKAASGANAVGGVKDFVALNRSLSSHTRHRVPVKVDSSPVDIERKSCSGQHDSLSQLRSPVRKRKTHIVNGQAETEGFINPAIGKERNSKCKPVTRREMVHGAGSIDQTCSKSISTCRETGKGAKDKNDTDIISFTFSSPLKQKHSISTKLKKDQNESIALQRSEMMENNYGETSLPKNMPLTGDALSVLLEQKLKELTSQEEDEQKTGCTLPKRSTAMILQELISALTSGKANSRNGHLFSSDIGSKTEAKAEGTLVGYTSHGDHFSPGSVLEASFSNDSCVSSSLDESLGHRLQPDSMGYLYNEPQPMEPQLMEPDVDLLDSATSLDKVTNVSEMIIDLVNRIFVLMHVVSNFALGLSDDKLIHCKEVILKAELLFGNLTPWDLDGTDDFFLAPYIHEEVETLVAATRVDFKSVLGIEQIKENYQLRGFLFDCAIECIDSKYSRYCNSGFRAWGSLPYCMNSGKLIRDVADEVRRWTKLAGMVPDELIEWEMSYSLGKWTDFDIEAYETGAEMGWDIVQTLVDGMVDDLVSS from the exons ATGAATGAACAAACGGGGAAAACGCCGTCATCTCTGGCTATAACGGAGAAGAAGCCTCATAGGTCTGGTGGTTGTGTTGGCATTTTCTTTCAACTCTTTGATTGGAACAAAAGATTTGCGAAGAAGAAACTTTTCTCGAGAAAATTACTCCCTCCTa CTCGTACCAAAGCTTCAAAGAGCTTTGGAGGAGATGAAAAAATGCCCAAATCCAAGCTGCATTTG ATTGCTGATGAGAACAGTGGGGGTTTTCCTAATGTGAAGAAAAATGGTAAACACTTTAGTGAAGTGGATCAAAAGCATGAAATGAAAGCTCCTGGTTTGATTGCTAGGCTAATGGGATTAGAATCCATGCCAGCTTTGAATAGAGATAAGTCCCATAAGAAATCCAAGATTTTAGGTAGTAATCCTGATGCTAAAGATGAGAAAATTGTGATTTCTCAATGTGGGAACAGTGGGAAAGATTTGGATTTAGCTAAGGGTAGCTCAAAAATCGAGCCTCGACCTCAGAAGATTCAGAAAATAGGGCCATATGATAGACGGATGGTCACTAGATTTGGAGCTGAGGCGTTGCAAATTAAGAGTGTTCTGTTGCGATCGAAGAAGCATCCTCATCATCATCAAAAGTTTGTTTCTCCGATTAAGAGTCCAAGGATTTCTTCTGCACGCAATGCCTCTAGGACATCGAGGTTGATCGATGCAGCTGCAAAAATTTTGGAACCAGGGTTGCAAGCTACTAGTAGATCGAAATATACTCTTGCTTATCCGAGTCCTACTTCTTATTCAAGTAAGAATGAGGTTGTAACTGAGGCAATTGTTTCACCAGATATGTTGGAACAATCGCCTTGTAATGTTAGTGCTGGTAAGTCTTTGGTTGGCCCAACATCATGCAAGAACTGTGGCAATTTGCTCGATGTCGTGGAGTCTAGAGGAAAGTTGGAGGATCAGCAGTTTGTTTGTCTGTCCTCTGCGCCAAATTTTGTAGATGCTTCTTTGCATGGATTAGAAAAGAGTTGGCCAAGGTCTTCCCCGACCTTGTTCGATCAAGGGAAAGAGGTAGCTTTTCAGAGAAGCCACGACCAACCATTATCTTTTACTGGTCAAGAAGAGGACATTGTTCAGTCTGGTAATGAACCTGATACATTTAGAAAGGACGCTAGAGCTCAAGCTCAATGGCATTCAACAAGTCAACCTGGCAAATTTCAAAAGAATGAAAAGTCTCCTGTTGGTTTCAAGCCGAGGAATCAAAGTCAGAATCATATATCGTTAGACAGGGATAGAATCCCAGCAAAGGCTAAACTAAGTACTCTTCGAAGTAGGAAAGCTGCTTCTGGTGCAAATGCTGTTGGTGGGGTCAAAGATTTTGTTGCCCTGAACAGAAGCTTAAGTAGTCACACCCGACATAGAGTGCCAGTCAAAGTGGATAGCTCTCCTGTTGACATCGAGAGAAAATCTTGCAGTGGCCAACATGATTCCTTGTCTCAGTTAAGGTCTCCGGTAAGAAAGAGGAAAACACATATTGTTAATGGGCAAGCTGAAACTGAAGGTTTCATCAATCCAGCAattggaaaagaaagaaacagtAAATGTAAACCGGTGACTAGACGAGAAATGGTACATGGAGCTGGTAGTATAGATCAGACATGTTCTAAAAGCATATCAACGTGCCGAGAAACTGGTAAGGGAGCCAAGGACAAAAATGATACAGATATTATTTCTTTCACATTCAGTTCTCCATTAAAGCAAAAGCACAGCATTTCCACAAAActgaaaaaggaccaaaatgaaagcaTTGCCCTCCAAAGAAGTGAAATGATGGAAAACAATTATGGAGAAACATCTTTGCCGAAGAACATGCCGCTAACAGGAGATGCTTTAAGTGTTCTTTTGGAACAAAAGTTGAAGGAATTGACCTCTCAAGAGGAGGATGAGCAGAAAACCGGCTGTACTCTACCAAAGAGATCAACTGCCATGATTCTGCAGGAGCTAATTTCTGCTTTAACTTCAGGGAAGGCTAACTCTCGGAATGGTCACCTTTTCAGTTCAGATATTGGTTCCAAG ACTGAAGCAAAGGCTGAAGGGACTTTAGTCGGGTATACTAGCCATGGTGATCATTTTAGTCCTGGTTCTGTTCTTGAAGCTTCATTTTCGAATGATAGTTGTGTTTCCAGCAGCCTTGACGAAAGCTTAG GACATAGGTTACAACCAGATTCCATGGGTTACTTGTACAATGAACCACAACCAATGGAACCACAACTAATGGAACCTGATGTGGATCTTCTGGATTCTGCAACTTCATTGGACAAAGTGACAAATGTTAGTGAGATGATCATCGATCTTGTCAACCGAATATTTGTTTTGATGCATGTTGTCAGTAACTTTGCTCTTGGATTATCCGATGACAAGCTTATCCATTGTAAGGAGGTTATCTTAAAAGCTGAACTGTTGTTCGGAAATTTGACTCCCTGGGATTTGGATGGGACAGATGATTTTTTCTTGGCACCCTATATACACGAAGAAGTTGAAACTCTTGTAGCTGCCACGCGGGTAGATTTTAAATCTGTTCTTGGTATTGAACAGATCAAAGAAAACTATCAGCTTAGAGGATTTCTTTTTGACTGTGCAATAGAGTGTATAGATTCCAAATACAGTCGTTATTGTAACTCCGGATTCAGAGCATGGGGAAGTCTTCCATATTGCATGAACTCAGGAAAGCTGATTCGAGATGTTGCAGATGAAGTTAGAAGGTGGACAAAACTGGCTGGGATGGTACCTGATGAACTAATAGAATGGGAGATGAGTTATTCACTTGGGAAATGGACAGATTTTGATATCGAGGCATACGAAACTGGTGCTGAAATGGGCTGGGATATTGTTCAAACTTTAGTTGATGGAATGGTAGACGACCTGGTTTCCTCTTGA
- the LOC107916684 gene encoding uncharacterized protein yields MADTIDSLHQTHLSNPSFQPIFYSLDPISLIHSLNHVMERGPRYQAYADLRESKLRMKFEKLQEWEEMEVKQAPVKKQVKFSSNSGVSTKRSSVLIQSVPDFSSALRKENRKPPVNGGVESTPPKTEKSWSKANGVFSNSKQLQWEETEMKRTPTKKQVKFSSNSGVSSKDPSFLAQSVPDFAAVLRKENRKPPVTGGNELTPPASGKYWSNSKGSQSANAGEKKKARLAMARKSYASIEELNAINGVNRGGKSRARLM; encoded by the coding sequence ATGGCCGACACAATCGATTCTCTGCACCAAACCCATCTTTCAAATCCTTCTTTTCAACCAATTTTCTATTCCCTGGATCCTATTTCTCTCATTCACTCACTGAATCATGTTATGGAAAGAGGTCCCAGATACCAAGCATATGCAGATTTGAGAGAAAGCAAGCTCAGAATGAAGTTTGAGAAGCTACAAGAATGGGAAGAAATGGAAGTTAAACAAGCCCCAGTGAAGAAACAAGTGAAATTCAGTTCAAATTCGGGGGTTTCCACGAAAAGGTCCTCTGTTTTGATTCAATCGGTGCCTGATTTTTCATCCGCTTTACGAAAAGAAAACAGGAAGCCGCCGGTTAACGGTGGGGTTGAATCGACGCCGCCTAAAACGGAAAAGAGTTGGTCGAAAGCGAATGGGGTGTTTTCGAATTCGAAGCAACTACAATGGGAAGAAACTGAAATGAAGCGAACCCCAACGAAGAAACAAGTGAAGTTCAGTTCAAATTCAGGGGTTTCTAGTAAAGATCCCTCTTTTTTGGCTCAATCAGTGCCGGATTTTGCCGCCGTGTTAAGGAAAGAGAACCGGAAGCCGCCTGTTACCGGCGGGAATGAACTGACACCGCCGGCTAGTGGAAAGTATTGGTCAAATTCGAAAGGGAGTCAGTCTGCAAATGCAGGGGAGAAGAAGAAGGCACGGTTGGCGATGGCGAGGAAGAGTTATGCAAGTATTGAAGAATTGAACGCCATTAATGGCGTAAACAGGGGAGGGAAGAGTAGAGCCAGATTAATGTag
- the LOC107917486 gene encoding uncharacterized protein → MSYHQRGMSSRQRGNRRPSYYRQRITHPKPEPLPTWEKKFYIEVGAMPCERFVEAKKNLYENDKVFEWEDSAGLTAFQEAKQRFWEIYHGFPCENKLPSNVADLYIDNINWNSEIDSELFSEIKSLTDNENEEKDNTKEIDWFSIPLEEIQATG, encoded by the coding sequence ATGTCATATCATCAAAGAGGAATGTCATCTCGTCAAAGAGGGAATCGTCGACCAAGTTACTACAGACAAAGAATCACTCATCCCAAACCCGAACCATTGCCTACATGGGAGAAAAAATTCTACATAGAAGTGGGTGCAATGCCATGTGAAAGATTTGTTGAAGCAAAAAAGAACTTGTATGAAAATGACAAAGTGTTCGAATGGGAGGATTCGGCTGGTTTAACAGCTTTCCAAGAAGCTAAACAAAGATTTTGGGAAATTTATCATGGTTTTCCTTGCGAGAACAAGTTGCCAAGTAACGTAGCAGATTTGTATATAGATAATATTAACTGGAATTCTGAAATTGACTCTGAACTTTTCTCGGAAATAAAGTCCCTTACAGataatgaaaatgaagaaaaagacaATACTAAGGAGATTGATTGGTTTTCGATTCCGCTAGAAGAAATCCAAGCCACTGGATGA
- the LOC107916686 gene encoding plastidic glucose transporter 4 isoform X3 yields the protein MQASTHLIKGNLEVKISKRRDLPCFREFKERKSTLTRNLCIRRGSICSGLTSGAVSMGAELARARDNVETVARSLIKFRSVKAQASGGDVEDLAPINPHETSTGTVLPFVGVACLGAILFGYHLGVVNGALDYLSKDLGIAQNAVMQGWVVSTLLAAAAVGSFTGGALADKFGRTRTFQLDAIPLIIGAVLTAIAQNVQTMIIGRLLAGIGIGITSAIVPLYISEISPTDIRGALGSVNQLFICIGILAALVAGLPLSRSPVWWRGMFGLAVIPSILLALGMTYSPESPRWLFQQGKISEAEKSIGTLYGKERVPEVMYELRTAGQGSTEPEAGWIDLFSKRYWKVVSVGAALFFFQQFAGINAVVYYSTAVFRSAGIASDVAASALVGASNVFGTVIASSLMDRQGRKSLLIRSFSGMGASMLLLSLSFTWKVLAPYSGILAVVGTVLYVLSFSLGAGPVPALLLPEIFASRIRAKAVALSLCMHWISNFVIGLYFLSVVDRN from the exons ATGCAGGCATCAACACATTTAATCAAAGGAAATTTAGAGGTTAAGATTTCAAAACGGAGAGATCTGCCTTGTTTTCGTGAATTTAAGGAAAGGAAGTCAACTTTGACTCGTAATCTTTGCATCCGAAGGGGTTCTATTTGCAGTGGTTTAACCTCTGGTGCCGTTTCAATGGGAGCTGAGCTCGCACGTGCTAGAGATAATGTTGAAACCGTCGCTCGCTCTTTGATCAAATTTCGATCTGTCAAAGCTCAAGCTTCAg GTGGAGATGTTGAGGATTTGGCACCAATCAACCCTCATGAGACATCTACTGGGACGGTTTTACCATTTGTTGGCGTTGCTTGCTTGGGAGCTATATTATTTGGTTACCATCTAGG GGTGGTAAATGGTGCTCTTGATTATCTATCTAAGGATCTGGGAATTGCTCAAAATGCTGTCATGCAAG GATGGGTTGTCAGCACCCTCCTTGCTGCTGCTGCAGTTGGTTCATTTACTGGAGGAGCACTGGCAGATAAGTTTGGCCGGACAAGGACTTTTCAATTAGATGCCATTCCACTAATCATTGGAGCAGTTCTTAC TGCTATAGCACAGAATGTCCAGACTATGATAATTGGCCGCTTACTGGCTGGTATAGGTATTGGTATAACATCTGCTATTGTGCCACTTTACATATCTGAG ATCTCACCAACTGATATCCGTGGTGCACTTGGATCTGTAAACCAACTTTTTATATGTATTGGGATTCTTGCAGCATTGGTGGCTGGATTACCTTTATCACGGAGCCCAGTATG GTGGAGGGGAATGTTTGGTCTTGCTGTTATCCCTTCAATTTTATTGGCTCTAGGAATGACATATTCCCCAGAAAGTCCTCGGTGGCTGTTCCAG CAAGGGAAAATTTCTGAAGCAGAAAAATCTATAGGAACACTATATGGGAAAGAAAGAGTTCCTGAGGTTATGTATGAGTTAAGGACTGCAGGTCAGGGTTCTACAGAACCAGAGGCAGGATGGATTGATCTATTTAGTAAGCGATACTGGAAAG TTGTGAGTGTTGGCGCTGCACTTTTCTTCTTCCAACAGTTTGCTGGGATAAATGCTGTAGTTTATTATTCTACAGCTGTCTTTCGTAGTGCTGGAATTGCATCTGATGTTGCCGCAAGTGCTCTTGTTGGTGCATCAAATGTCTTTG GCACAGTTATTGCATCCTCTCTGATGGACAGACAAGGAAGGAAAAGTCTTCTAATCAGAAGTTTTTCTGGAATG GGTGCTTCAATGTTGCTGCTTTCATTGTCATTCACTTGGAAGGTTCTTGCCCCCTACTCTGGCATTCTAGCCGTTGTTGGGACTGTTCT TTATGTCTTATCGTTTTCACTTGGCGCTGGTCCTGTGCCTGCTCTTCTTCTTCCGGAAATATTTGCTTCCAGAATTAGAGCAAAAGCAGTGGCTTTATCGCTTTGCATGCATTGG ATATCAAACTTTGTCATCGGCCTGTATTTCCTGAGTGTTGTGGACAG AAACTAA
- the LOC107916686 gene encoding plastidic glucose transporter 4 isoform X1 has product MQASTHLIKGNLEVKISKRRDLPCFREFKERKSTLTRNLCIRRGSICSGLTSGAVSMGAELARARDNVETVARSLIKFRSVKAQASGGDVEDLAPINPHETSTGTVLPFVGVACLGAILFGYHLGVVNGALDYLSKDLGIAQNAVMQGWVVSTLLAAAAVGSFTGGALADKFGRTRTFQLDAIPLIIGAVLTAIAQNVQTMIIGRLLAGIGIGITSAIVPLYISEISPTDIRGALGSVNQLFICIGILAALVAGLPLSRSPVWWRGMFGLAVIPSILLALGMTYSPESPRWLFQQGKISEAEKSIGTLYGKERVPEVMYELRTAGQGSTEPEAGWIDLFSKRYWKVVSVGAALFFFQQFAGINAVVYYSTAVFRSAGIASDVAASALVGASNVFGTVIASSLMDRQGRKSLLIRSFSGMGASMLLLSLSFTWKVLAPYSGILAVVGTVLYVLSFSLGAGPVPALLLPEIFASRIRAKAVALSLCMHWISNFVIGLYFLSVVDRFGISVVYLVFAAVCLLAVLFMAGNVVETKGRSLEEIELALNPTT; this is encoded by the exons ATGCAGGCATCAACACATTTAATCAAAGGAAATTTAGAGGTTAAGATTTCAAAACGGAGAGATCTGCCTTGTTTTCGTGAATTTAAGGAAAGGAAGTCAACTTTGACTCGTAATCTTTGCATCCGAAGGGGTTCTATTTGCAGTGGTTTAACCTCTGGTGCCGTTTCAATGGGAGCTGAGCTCGCACGTGCTAGAGATAATGTTGAAACCGTCGCTCGCTCTTTGATCAAATTTCGATCTGTCAAAGCTCAAGCTTCAg GTGGAGATGTTGAGGATTTGGCACCAATCAACCCTCATGAGACATCTACTGGGACGGTTTTACCATTTGTTGGCGTTGCTTGCTTGGGAGCTATATTATTTGGTTACCATCTAGG GGTGGTAAATGGTGCTCTTGATTATCTATCTAAGGATCTGGGAATTGCTCAAAATGCTGTCATGCAAG GATGGGTTGTCAGCACCCTCCTTGCTGCTGCTGCAGTTGGTTCATTTACTGGAGGAGCACTGGCAGATAAGTTTGGCCGGACAAGGACTTTTCAATTAGATGCCATTCCACTAATCATTGGAGCAGTTCTTAC TGCTATAGCACAGAATGTCCAGACTATGATAATTGGCCGCTTACTGGCTGGTATAGGTATTGGTATAACATCTGCTATTGTGCCACTTTACATATCTGAG ATCTCACCAACTGATATCCGTGGTGCACTTGGATCTGTAAACCAACTTTTTATATGTATTGGGATTCTTGCAGCATTGGTGGCTGGATTACCTTTATCACGGAGCCCAGTATG GTGGAGGGGAATGTTTGGTCTTGCTGTTATCCCTTCAATTTTATTGGCTCTAGGAATGACATATTCCCCAGAAAGTCCTCGGTGGCTGTTCCAG CAAGGGAAAATTTCTGAAGCAGAAAAATCTATAGGAACACTATATGGGAAAGAAAGAGTTCCTGAGGTTATGTATGAGTTAAGGACTGCAGGTCAGGGTTCTACAGAACCAGAGGCAGGATGGATTGATCTATTTAGTAAGCGATACTGGAAAG TTGTGAGTGTTGGCGCTGCACTTTTCTTCTTCCAACAGTTTGCTGGGATAAATGCTGTAGTTTATTATTCTACAGCTGTCTTTCGTAGTGCTGGAATTGCATCTGATGTTGCCGCAAGTGCTCTTGTTGGTGCATCAAATGTCTTTG GCACAGTTATTGCATCCTCTCTGATGGACAGACAAGGAAGGAAAAGTCTTCTAATCAGAAGTTTTTCTGGAATG GGTGCTTCAATGTTGCTGCTTTCATTGTCATTCACTTGGAAGGTTCTTGCCCCCTACTCTGGCATTCTAGCCGTTGTTGGGACTGTTCT TTATGTCTTATCGTTTTCACTTGGCGCTGGTCCTGTGCCTGCTCTTCTTCTTCCGGAAATATTTGCTTCCAGAATTAGAGCAAAAGCAGTGGCTTTATCGCTTTGCATGCATTGG ATATCAAACTTTGTCATCGGCCTGTATTTCCTGAGTGTTGTGGACAGGTTCGGAATCAGTGTAGTGTATTTGGTATTCGCCGCCGTCTGTCTTCTTGCTGTCTTGTTTATGGCTGGTAATGTTGTAGAAACTAAGGGGCGATCATTGGAAGAAATTGAGCTTGCTCTTAATCCGACAACTTGA
- the LOC107916686 gene encoding plastidic glucose transporter 4 isoform X2, with translation MQASTHLIKGNLEVKISKRRDLPCFREFKERKSTLTRNLCIRRGSICSGLTSGAVSMGAELARARDNVETVARSLIKFRSVKAQASGGDVEDLAPINPHETSTGTVLPFVGVACLGAILFGYHLGVVNGALDYLSKDLGIAQNAVMQGWVVSTLLAAAAVGSFTGGALADKFGRTRTFQLDAIPLIIGAVLTAIAQNVQTMIIGRLLAGIGIGITSAIVPLYISEISPTDIRGALGSVNQLFICIGILAALVAGLPLSRSPVWWRGMFGLAVIPSILLALGMTYSPESPRWLFQQGKISEAEKSIGTLYGKERVPEVMYELRTAGQGSTEPEAGWIDLFSKRYWKVVSVGAALFFFQQFAGINAVVYYSTAVFRSAGIASDVAASALVGASNVFGTVIASSLMDRQGRKSLLIRSFSGMGASMLLLSLSFTWKVLAPYSGILAVVGTVLYVLSFSLGAGPVPALLLPEIFASRIRAKAVALSLCMHWVRNQCSVFGIRRRLSSCCLVYGW, from the exons ATGCAGGCATCAACACATTTAATCAAAGGAAATTTAGAGGTTAAGATTTCAAAACGGAGAGATCTGCCTTGTTTTCGTGAATTTAAGGAAAGGAAGTCAACTTTGACTCGTAATCTTTGCATCCGAAGGGGTTCTATTTGCAGTGGTTTAACCTCTGGTGCCGTTTCAATGGGAGCTGAGCTCGCACGTGCTAGAGATAATGTTGAAACCGTCGCTCGCTCTTTGATCAAATTTCGATCTGTCAAAGCTCAAGCTTCAg GTGGAGATGTTGAGGATTTGGCACCAATCAACCCTCATGAGACATCTACTGGGACGGTTTTACCATTTGTTGGCGTTGCTTGCTTGGGAGCTATATTATTTGGTTACCATCTAGG GGTGGTAAATGGTGCTCTTGATTATCTATCTAAGGATCTGGGAATTGCTCAAAATGCTGTCATGCAAG GATGGGTTGTCAGCACCCTCCTTGCTGCTGCTGCAGTTGGTTCATTTACTGGAGGAGCACTGGCAGATAAGTTTGGCCGGACAAGGACTTTTCAATTAGATGCCATTCCACTAATCATTGGAGCAGTTCTTAC TGCTATAGCACAGAATGTCCAGACTATGATAATTGGCCGCTTACTGGCTGGTATAGGTATTGGTATAACATCTGCTATTGTGCCACTTTACATATCTGAG ATCTCACCAACTGATATCCGTGGTGCACTTGGATCTGTAAACCAACTTTTTATATGTATTGGGATTCTTGCAGCATTGGTGGCTGGATTACCTTTATCACGGAGCCCAGTATG GTGGAGGGGAATGTTTGGTCTTGCTGTTATCCCTTCAATTTTATTGGCTCTAGGAATGACATATTCCCCAGAAAGTCCTCGGTGGCTGTTCCAG CAAGGGAAAATTTCTGAAGCAGAAAAATCTATAGGAACACTATATGGGAAAGAAAGAGTTCCTGAGGTTATGTATGAGTTAAGGACTGCAGGTCAGGGTTCTACAGAACCAGAGGCAGGATGGATTGATCTATTTAGTAAGCGATACTGGAAAG TTGTGAGTGTTGGCGCTGCACTTTTCTTCTTCCAACAGTTTGCTGGGATAAATGCTGTAGTTTATTATTCTACAGCTGTCTTTCGTAGTGCTGGAATTGCATCTGATGTTGCCGCAAGTGCTCTTGTTGGTGCATCAAATGTCTTTG GCACAGTTATTGCATCCTCTCTGATGGACAGACAAGGAAGGAAAAGTCTTCTAATCAGAAGTTTTTCTGGAATG GGTGCTTCAATGTTGCTGCTTTCATTGTCATTCACTTGGAAGGTTCTTGCCCCCTACTCTGGCATTCTAGCCGTTGTTGGGACTGTTCT TTATGTCTTATCGTTTTCACTTGGCGCTGGTCCTGTGCCTGCTCTTCTTCTTCCGGAAATATTTGCTTCCAGAATTAGAGCAAAAGCAGTGGCTTTATCGCTTTGCATGCATTGG GTTCGGAATCAGTGTAGTGTATTTGGTATTCGCCGCCGTCTGTCTTCTTGCTGTCTTGTTTATGGCTGGTAA
- the LOC107916686 gene encoding plastidic glucose transporter 4 isoform X4: protein MGAELARARDNVETVARSLIKFRSVKAQASGGDVEDLAPINPHETSTGTVLPFVGVACLGAILFGYHLGVVNGALDYLSKDLGIAQNAVMQGWVVSTLLAAAAVGSFTGGALADKFGRTRTFQLDAIPLIIGAVLTAIAQNVQTMIIGRLLAGIGIGITSAIVPLYISEISPTDIRGALGSVNQLFICIGILAALVAGLPLSRSPVWWRGMFGLAVIPSILLALGMTYSPESPRWLFQQGKISEAEKSIGTLYGKERVPEVMYELRTAGQGSTEPEAGWIDLFSKRYWKVVSVGAALFFFQQFAGINAVVYYSTAVFRSAGIASDVAASALVGASNVFGTVIASSLMDRQGRKSLLIRSFSGMGASMLLLSLSFTWKVLAPYSGILAVVGTVLYVLSFSLGAGPVPALLLPEIFASRIRAKAVALSLCMHWISNFVIGLYFLSVVDRFGISVVYLVFAAVCLLAVLFMAGNVVETKGRSLEEIELALNPTT, encoded by the exons ATGGGAGCTGAGCTCGCACGTGCTAGAGATAATGTTGAAACCGTCGCTCGCTCTTTGATCAAATTTCGATCTGTCAAAGCTCAAGCTTCAg GTGGAGATGTTGAGGATTTGGCACCAATCAACCCTCATGAGACATCTACTGGGACGGTTTTACCATTTGTTGGCGTTGCTTGCTTGGGAGCTATATTATTTGGTTACCATCTAGG GGTGGTAAATGGTGCTCTTGATTATCTATCTAAGGATCTGGGAATTGCTCAAAATGCTGTCATGCAAG GATGGGTTGTCAGCACCCTCCTTGCTGCTGCTGCAGTTGGTTCATTTACTGGAGGAGCACTGGCAGATAAGTTTGGCCGGACAAGGACTTTTCAATTAGATGCCATTCCACTAATCATTGGAGCAGTTCTTAC TGCTATAGCACAGAATGTCCAGACTATGATAATTGGCCGCTTACTGGCTGGTATAGGTATTGGTATAACATCTGCTATTGTGCCACTTTACATATCTGAG ATCTCACCAACTGATATCCGTGGTGCACTTGGATCTGTAAACCAACTTTTTATATGTATTGGGATTCTTGCAGCATTGGTGGCTGGATTACCTTTATCACGGAGCCCAGTATG GTGGAGGGGAATGTTTGGTCTTGCTGTTATCCCTTCAATTTTATTGGCTCTAGGAATGACATATTCCCCAGAAAGTCCTCGGTGGCTGTTCCAG CAAGGGAAAATTTCTGAAGCAGAAAAATCTATAGGAACACTATATGGGAAAGAAAGAGTTCCTGAGGTTATGTATGAGTTAAGGACTGCAGGTCAGGGTTCTACAGAACCAGAGGCAGGATGGATTGATCTATTTAGTAAGCGATACTGGAAAG TTGTGAGTGTTGGCGCTGCACTTTTCTTCTTCCAACAGTTTGCTGGGATAAATGCTGTAGTTTATTATTCTACAGCTGTCTTTCGTAGTGCTGGAATTGCATCTGATGTTGCCGCAAGTGCTCTTGTTGGTGCATCAAATGTCTTTG GCACAGTTATTGCATCCTCTCTGATGGACAGACAAGGAAGGAAAAGTCTTCTAATCAGAAGTTTTTCTGGAATG GGTGCTTCAATGTTGCTGCTTTCATTGTCATTCACTTGGAAGGTTCTTGCCCCCTACTCTGGCATTCTAGCCGTTGTTGGGACTGTTCT TTATGTCTTATCGTTTTCACTTGGCGCTGGTCCTGTGCCTGCTCTTCTTCTTCCGGAAATATTTGCTTCCAGAATTAGAGCAAAAGCAGTGGCTTTATCGCTTTGCATGCATTGG ATATCAAACTTTGTCATCGGCCTGTATTTCCTGAGTGTTGTGGACAGGTTCGGAATCAGTGTAGTGTATTTGGTATTCGCCGCCGTCTGTCTTCTTGCTGTCTTGTTTATGGCTGGTAATGTTGTAGAAACTAAGGGGCGATCATTGGAAGAAATTGAGCTTGCTCTTAATCCGACAACTTGA